The Brassica napus cultivar Da-Ae chromosome C4 unlocalized genomic scaffold, Da-Ae chrC04_Random_5, whole genome shotgun sequence genomic interval GATGCATACAGTGGAAGGCACAATAGCAGTATTGAAGAATCACTGGACAAGAGCAGAAGAGGACATAAGACGCTTCATTGGTACATGGTTCCAGAAGGACAAAGAAGCAGTAGACACTTGCTTCCCAACAAGTAGTCTTTCACCTCCATACTAGCCACACACATCCAAattcaagctaaatgactataacaaagcgctgagtagAATGCAACCCACTATTCGgtaattttatttggttttattctataagttactaatttttgtttttaattttgcaggtcaaaaaaagaaagaaaaagaaccgAGTAGACGTGTGCCCaaatcgaccgatgagaccatgtcgacatcgatcgacagtacaaCACCAGAAACGATCGATGGTACCATcattccatcgatcgatccaaaGTTCGGTCAGGTATATCGATacaacttgttacattgagtccttatgatttatgttttcaCCATAACTCTGACTGGATTTTCACTGGGGACAATGTAATTTAAGTCCCAGTGAAGGTTTACTGATATCAATTTACTTTGTGAGTCTTATTTAAATGCTTTCAAAAAAGTTTAATTGAGTTAAGAAGGGGACAATGAACTTTTTCGATTTATActtattatctaaccactctttagcaccattcttaGATTTATTGACCATAAGGTATACTagagatgctaaagtggatcatcCGCCAgttattcacacttgctgagattgttcgaaggaaccaaagctgacttcTAACCTAATTGAGCTAGAATTttttgtcttggggcttggtatacaagGGATCGGATTCCTCCTACAAGTCTGGAAAAAGTGTTGATAATTCCACTCTCTCTCCCCTTCAGATCGAAAAGGATtcgaacaagacttggtggccacaaccattaaggcttgcttcataaagaATTCTGGAAGAGGTCAAAATGATTcaaacatgacttggtggctgcaaccattaaggcttgattcatcaAGAATTCTAGAAAagatatatatgtcaaaaagaagtgaacatgaccGTGGTGGCGGCAATAGTCAAggtgattcatggaagcctgtcttTTATCTCAGTCAATGGAGAGAATAAAAAACACCCCGCAAAAGAAGTAGACATTGACTGAGAGAAgtaagaagagagagaggaaaggaACTTGTTGAGAAGATAATATTTGTTGGTCCAAATACTTGTTTGAGTGAGAGTCCATGTGTCTTTTGATCGATACTCCTaataaagcctacacttttattttatgcaaGAAATGAAGTCAGTAGAGGAGTTAGTCAGACATGATTAGTTAAGTTGCTGAGTGAAtggatttggttgctaagctaggatattgcatataCAGTATCTCTAAGTTGATATTGATTTGAGTGGCTGCaacattgtagaggtgatgatactgagtttttaaatcatgtgagtatctgctgttttcaaacctctttcagaaaGAATAttcttgttttgcttgaggacaagcaaaatggtaagtaTGAGGGAGTTGATATACTATAGATTTTACCTATTATTattcatggtatataagtagtTTAGGATAtagttattatgttttggagtctatttagCATGTTTTTAGGTTCAGAAGTGTTTTGGAATAAAGTGATGATTTTAGTATGATCATATGCTTACTGATCAGAGAAAGGGACTATTGATTGAAGATGTATGTATGAAATTTTCAGTACACAGTATGAGTGCAACAATGATGGATGAAAATGTAAGACTATGAAAGTAGTGAAAAAGAGCCAACAAGTCCAATATGTACTTTCAGTTATATGTTACACTGCAATAAGATCAAGAGaacaaatatttcaacttttatactaaaaagttacaaaatttcCAAACATATTACCCAATGTGATAAATCATTCAAAAACCCTAAGCCGATctctaaactccaaaccctaatgTGATATCTTTTTTAAGACTCTGTTTCTTGATCCAAGCCGTAAGGAACACTCCGGCACAAGGGACATGAGTTTTGCCGAGCAAGCCACTCGAAGAGACAATCTTGATGAAACTTATGCAAACACTTAGGCATCTCAATGATTTTTGCATGATTCTTGGACAAATCCTCAATACAAATCGAACACTGAATCTCGTTTTTCTTGACTTCAACTCTCTGTTCGTCCGCTAACCTATGGAGAACTTCACCGGAAGCACCTCTCGATGGAGTAGGTTCATCAGGTGGAAAGACCAAACGTGTCTCTCTGATGAAATTGACAGTGACGAATACGAAAGCAGGCTCTCTAAGGGAATCGTCATTAGCAAGTTCGCGACTGATATCAAGAGCGATCTTTTGACCTAGAAACTGAGACTCAGGAACTTGTTCGTCGCGAAGGAGTCGAGAGAGATGATGCGGCGTGAAGCCGCCGCTTGGGTTCAGGTTGATGTTATCCGATGTTAAAACTTGTACCACTCCTGTTTCGTCTTGGATGAGTTCTTGTAAGAGGATCTCGACTGTGTTCGTGAATATTTTAGGTAGGTTTGCCACCAGCGTGTAGACTTTCGGTGTATCAAATTCTGTTTCCATGGCcgcaagaaaaacaaaagaaagaaaaataaacccTGATTTCGAAAGTAAAGAAGACGAAGATTGCTGAGACAGATAGTGAAAGAGAAATCGATTCCCGAATGAGTGTTCTGTAGTATATAAGGATATTTtggttatttccttttttaaagaCAGATCATTCATTGACTATTTCCTTTTTTCTAAAATCCGAACGTTAACTAATTGTTCGCATTAGGATATCTGTACCGGAATTCAACCCAGAAGATACTTTTCTTTTGTATACGTTCGGTTTATTCTGGTTTAGCTGTTGATATTGAGAGAGATTCTAATTAATAGGCATCCGAAATCCGGTAATAGATAGAACCCGTTTTTTACTAGATCCTCCTCCACAGAGACGAAGACAATTGAGGTCAGTTTGTAAATATCTCATATTATCGGTGATACAGAACCCGACCAAACCAAACCGCTTTATCATCCCATATGATGTTTTATTTACTCTGGATGTGGCACTGTGACTGATGAGATCATAAGCAGAGTAAATCGACACTGATCTGGTGAGTGGAGTATTTATGAGATCAAAACAAGAGTAAATCGACAATGATTTAGAATATGGCATCCTGTCCTGTTTTCTCTTATATGACTGGGATTGTCTTCCACTCATTCAGGACTTCATGAGTATGTTCTTGACGCCATGAGTCAAGACTTCTCAGTCGACATGAGACTGATGATCTTAGTGTAGCTCGCCATGGCCCATGAGAGTGAAGCTAAGATTGTACTTCAAAGCTGTAATCGCTTGTTCCTTTTGTATTCATTAAGAGAGTCTTGGATTTAGATAGACTGACCCAAACAAAGTCTATCAATAGTCTAAGCAGAAATACCTATTCAAACAATGTATACAGATATGAAATAAGTGTTTTTGAAATCAAGATGAAGAAACGAAAACTCATGCCAAACGAAAAAGAGGATAACGATAACAGTGCTGTTCGTTTTATAAACGCCAGAAGTTCAACCCATCAAATACGACCCTGAAAATTTCAGGGGCAGCGGCAACTCCCTTTCCATGCCTCCGATTGTCCGTTGCGTCTACTTTTAATTAGAAcaccaaaaaaattgtttctgtGTTCtaactgtatttttttttgacgcAGACGGAGAAAAGAACAGGGGTAATGTGAAGATGAGATCCAGTCCATCTGACACTCCTTTGATCTCAACTTGAGTTTTCTATGTGTAATATATTACCTTACTTTTAAGATTGGTCGGAATTGCTAAGGATTAATCATCACAATcctttcatttaaaaaaataaaaatctaattgtgATCTGGTTACATAATGAATTACACCTTCAGTAAGTCAGTCAATAATTCATGATACTTGTAAACAATTTCATCTTATAAGAATTAATTAACATAAGGATGAGTGTCAACAATTCGCAACAGAATCGAAACCTGTAACGTTTTCGAGTTTCTGTTTCTTGATCCTATTCCTAGGTCGTACGAATCTCCGGCACAACGGACACGAGTTTttccgaccaagccactcgaaAAGACAGTTTTGATGAAACATATGCAAACAGTTAGGCATCTCAATGACGCTTTGTTGACTCTTGGACAAATCCTCGATGCAAATTGAACACAGAGTTTCTTTATTTCCGTTCAAATCCACTCTATGTTCTTCCACCAACCTCTGTAAAACGTCAAACGAAGCAGGAACATCAGACGGCACAACCAAACGCCTCTCTTTGATGAATTCAACTTCGACGTTCACGAAGACAGGCTCTCGGAGAGTTTTATCATTACTAAGTGAACGATTGATTTCATTAGCGATCTTTTCACCTATGTGTTGAGATTCATTAACTTGTTGGCCACGAAGGAGTTCAGAGATATGACTTGGCGTGAAGCCGTGTGGCTCCAAGCGGATGTAACGTGATCTTATATGTAAAATCACGTCTTCGGTAAAATCTTCAATCAGATTGTGTACACGGATAGAGAGAATGTTCATAGACTCCATGTTTAGCGCTAGATTCATCACCTTCGTTTCAACTTCAATTATATTAGTTTCTTCTATTTCCATGGCAATAGTAGAAGAAGATTCAAACgacaataaaccctaaataattcCGTATTAGaaagatgatgatttttttttgggtcttaagagggagagagagacttTGAGATTGAAATCCTTGGGGGAACGAGTGagcatgatatatatatagagagagcgaTGTTGCAAAACTAGGTCTTAATTTCCTTATTTTtgcaagatttttttaatttccttttttgtaAAACTTGATCATTTATTGATCGTTATTTCCTTATTTCGTTTCTTTTTGTTAAAACCCAAGttgtttcctttttcattttaaataactGACcgttaaatagtttttttttgtacctTTGGATTGGATTATTTATTGGAAACTCAATCCAAAAGAATAGGTTTGTTAAGGTTTAATTACACCTTCAGTAAGTCAGTCAATAACTGATGAAACGACTGGGAGTTGGTTATTAAtttctgatatatatatataggtgttACACGAGACCAATGGTTCAATTCAATTATATTCACACCATTAAAATTTTGACTCTATACCTGATAATATTCTCTCAGTCCATTCGATCACGGCCATGCGAGTTGGGCTTTGCCTCTGCTCGGGATCGTACGGCCCATCTTCTCTTTGGCCCGGTAAAAATATTAACCGAAATTGAGTCCAACAGTAACTACTCGATTGGGAGTTGGGCAGATAATTGCTGCCAAAAAACCTATACAGTGGATACTGCACTACGTTCTgatgagtatgatgaggattacagAGAGGAACATGCTATTGAACACCAAAGTCTTGCTATGGAAGAAAGAGTTATCCATCATTCCTcctagggctgttcaatatggcaaaaccgaaccgtaccgaaccgaaccaaaccaaaatagataatatggtttggatttggtatataccatacaaaccgaatggatatgatttttaaaaaaccgtaggatttggatatggttcggtatataaccgataaaaccgaataaaccgaataaaaccgataaaaaaatggaaacatgtaaatatgtatatattttataacaacgtatgaaaattataagttaatttttttgctaataactattaccatattttttacagtaataaaatagtcctgatttgtaaaacacttgaactataattaaataacaattcatcgcaaacatgcttcttattttcttagtcttcttttgatctttttgctttaatttagcattgactaaattgaaataaagattataaatttgatgataacaattagtggaaattcttcacaattttttttatctttaaacgAATAGAGTTTcttgtttaatagaagaaacatgactttgatgaacgctaaatatgaaagaatataataacttattttttgtgcttcgtgcttctgttttattttttgttttttatttttattatcaaaattttgagctttgattttaattatagatttgattattttattagatgatagaaacacttttcatttttgttcttttatttaaacttataatattttttaataaatgaatgtgttgacaacaagactctaaaattcatataatatgatcccaaaatatagaattatgttttttggtataaaaaccgaataaaccgaaaaccgacggtatataaaccgaaccgaaccgaagtaaatatggatttagaatggtagttatattttactaaccgaaataccgaaaaaccaaaaaaaccgaaccgaaaccgaaccgatatccggattgaacacccctaattcCTCCAGAACAGAGGaagcaaaatcgatcgacggcaaCTGCTCACCGATCGACCCTCATTCCACACCGACATCCGAGGTAAAACAAGAAGATGATACATATTATGGGTATCTAACACcggatgaatttggtattttcagggacccatgAGGCCAAGACGAGCTATGGATGGACGTGTTCTAAAAAATATCGAGAGAAAATATTGCAGACATCCCTGAGATGGCCAATGGACCAGACAACCTCTTCCTTCAGCAACGTAGAGATCCAGAGTACCAGCATAGGGTTATAGACGAGCTGTTTGCTACGGCTTGTGGTTTAGAAATGCGTTATGAGTATCAGAAATGAACACGAGGTcgaaaatcgatcgacggtccagtcccaccatcgatcgacaattgCCTAGAGTTCGGACGGAGAGCCTATGATCAGAACGGACAAAGCATATTTCATTGTAAAAAGAGAGATGAGTATAttgtctacagagatgatcatgGATATGCACGAGTTGTAGATGGTAGAGGCATCCATGTGTCAAAGGAGGACATCAGAGTCATTCTTGAAAGAGCTGCAATGCATGAGCGCTCTTATATATGTCTTCCAAAACATGCAGAGGGATACACTCAGTCCATGCCAGAGCCATGCACTTACAACAAAGAAGAGGTTGATGAGAGGGCACAAGGGAGCTACAGAGCTTTAAGGATGTCATAAGATGATTTCTACAAGAGGCTTGATGATCTCTACTACCCATTCGACAACAGTATCAGCTGGCTGACTACACGCACGGACGAGATGAAGCAGGACATAGCCACGATTCAGCAGCAACAAACGACCAGAGCACGAGCTTCgaaatcgatcgatggtgactcccacaaatcgatcgattctcGTCTTGCATTATTCGAGGAAAGGCTACAGTCATTCGAAGATATTCTTGATAATGTTAATTTTTCTCAGGACATGATGAAAGAGGAAATCAATCAGGAATTGAAGGATATCTCAGAGTAGACGTATGCCAGACTCAGAATGCATCAGGGGAGCATTGGACATCTTGAGAGGAGGATGCATACAGTGGAAGGCACAATAGCAGTATTGAAGAATCACTGGACAAGAGCAGAAGAGGACATAAGACGCTTCATTGGTACATGGTTCCAGAAGGACAAAGAAGCAGTAGACACTTGCTTCCCAACAAGTAGTCTTTCACCTCCATACTAGCCACACACATCCAAattcaagctaaatgactataacaaagcgctgagtagAATGCAACCCACTATTCGgtaattttatttggttttattctataagttactaatttttgtttttaattttgcaggtcaaaaaaagaaagaaaaagaaccgAGTAGACGTGTGCCCaaatcgaccgatgagaccatgtcgacatcgatcgacagtacaaCACCAGAAACGATCGATGGTACCATcattccatcgatcgatccaaaGTTCGGTCAGGTATATCGATacaacttgttacattgagtccttatgatttatgttttcaCCATAACTCTGACTGGATTTTCACTGGGGACAATGTAATTTAAGTCCCAGTGAAGGTTTACTGATATCAATTTACTTTGTGAGTCTTATTTAAATGCTTTCAAAAAAGTTTAATTGAGTTAAGAAGGGGACAATGAACTTTTTCGATTTATActtattatctaaccactctttagcaccattcttaGATTTATTGACCATAAGGTATACTagagatgctaaagtggatcatcCGCCAgttattcacacttgctgagattgttcgaaggaaccaaagctgacttcTAACCTAATTGAGCTAGAATTttttgtcttggggcttggtatacaagGGATCGGATTCCTCCTACAAGTCTGGAAAAAGTGTTGATAATTCCACTCTCTCTCCCCTTCAGATCGAAAAGGATtcgaacaagacttggtggccacaaccattaaggcttgcttcataaagaATTCTGGAAGAGGTCAAAATGATTcaaacatgacttggtggctgcaaccattaaggcttgattcatcaAGAATTCTAGAAAATagatatatgtcaaaaagaagtgaacatgaccTGGTGGCGGCAATAGtcaaggcttgattcatggaagcctgtcttTTATCTCAGTCAATGGAGAGAATAAAAAACACCCCGCAAAAGAAGTAGACATTGACTGAGAGAAgtaagaagagagagaggaaaggaACTCCTGTTGAGAAGATAATATTTGTTGGTCCAAATACTTGTTTGAGTGAGAGTCCATGTGTCTTTTGATCGATACTCCTaataaagcctacacttttattttatgcaaGAAATGAAGTCAGTAGAGGAGTTAGTCAGACATGATTAGTTAAGTTGCTGAGTGAAtggatttggttgctaagctaggatattgcatataCAGTATCTCTAAGGTTGATATTGATTTGAGTGGCTGCaacattgtagaggtgatgatactgagtttttaaatcatgtgagtatctgctgttttcaaacctctttcagaaaGAATAttcttgttttgcttgaggacaagcaaaatggtaagtaTGAGGGAGTTGATATACTATAGATTTTACCTATTATTattcatggtatataagtagtTTAGGATAtagttattatgttttggagtctatttagCATGTTTTTAGGTTCAGAAGTGTTTTGGAATAAAGTGATGATTTTAGTATGATCATATGCTTACTGATCAGAGAAAGGGACTATTGATTGAAGATGTATGTATGAAATTTTCAGTACACAGTATGAGTGCAACAATGATGGATGAAAATGTAAGACTATGAAAGTAGTGAAAAAGAGCCAACAAGTCCAATATGTACTTTCAGTTATATGTTACACTGCAATAAGATCAAGAGaacaaatatttcaacttttatactaaaaagttacaaaatttcCAAACATATTACCCAATGTGATAAATCATTCAAAAACCCTAAGCCGATctctaaactccaaaccctaatgTGATATCTTTTTTAAGACTCTGTTTCTTGATCCAAGCCGTAAGGAACACTCCGGCACAAGGGACATGAGTTTTGCCGAGCAAGCCACTCGAAGAGACAATCTTGATGAAACTTATGCAAACACTTAGGCATCTCAATGATTTTTGCATGATTCTTGGACAAATCCTCAATACAAATCGAACACTGAATCTCGTTTTTCTTGACTTCAACTCTCTGTTCGTCCGCTAACCTATGGAGAACTTCACCGGAAGCACCTCTCGATGGAGTAGGTTCATCAGGTGGAAAGACCAAACGTGTCTCTCTGATGAAATTGACAGTGACGAATACGAAAGCAGGCTCTCTAAGGGAATCGTCATTAGCAAGTTCGCGACTGATATCAAGAGCGATCTTTTGACCTAGAAACTGAGACTCAGGAACTTGTTCGTCGCGAAGGAGTCGAGAGAGATGATGCGGCGTGAAGCCGCCGCTTGGGTTCAGGTTGATGTTATCCGATGTTAAAACTTGTACCACTCCTGTTTCGTCTTGGATGAGTTCTTGTAAGAGGATCTCGACTGTGTTCGTGAATATTTTAGGTAGGTTTGCCACCAGCGTGTAGACTTTCGGTGTATCAAATTCTGTTTCCATGGCcgcaagaaaaacaaaaagaaagaaaaataaacccTGATTTCGAAAGTAAAGAAGACGAAGATTGCTGAGACAGATAGTGAAAGAGAAATCGATTCCCGAATGAGTGTTCTGTAGTATATAAGGATATTTtggttatttccttttttaaagaCAGATCATTCATTGACTATTTCCTTTTTTCTAAAATCCGAACGTTAACTAATTGTTCGCATTAGGATATCTGTACCGGAATTCAACCCAGAAGATACTTTTCTTTTGTATACGTTCGGTTTATTCTGGTTTAGCTGTTGATATTGAGAGAGATTCTAATTAATAGGCATCCGAAATCCGGTAATAGATAGAACCCGTTTTTTACTAGATCCTCCTCCACAGAGACGAAGACAATTGAGGTCAGTTTGTAAATATCTCATATTATCGGTGATACAGAACCCGACCAAACCAAACCGCTTTATCATCCCATATGATGTTTTATTTACTCTGGATGTGGCACTGTGACTGATGAGATCATAAGCAGAGTAAATCGACACTGATCTGGTGAGTGGAGTATTTATGAGATCAAAACAAGAGTAAATCGACAATGATTTAGAATATGGCATCCTGTCCTGTTTTCTCTTATATGACTGGGATTGTCTTCCACTCATTCAGGACTTCATGAGTATGTTCTTGACGCCATGAGTCAAGACTTCTCAGTCGACATGAGACTGATGATCTTAGTGTAGCTCGCCATGGCCCATGAGAGTGAAGCTAAGATTGTACTTCAAAGCTGTAATCGCTTGTTCCTTTTGTATTCATTAAGAGAGTCTTGGATTTAGATAGACTGACCCAAACAAAGTCTATCAATAGTCTAAGCAGAAATACCTATTCAAACAATGTATACAGATATGAAATAAGTGTTTTTGAAATCAAGATGAAGAAACGAAAACTCATGCCAAACGAAAAAGAGGATAACGATAACAGTGCTGTTCGTTTTATAAACGCCAGAAGTTCAACCCATCAAATACGACCCTGAAAATTTCAGGGGCAGCGGCAACTCCCTTTCCATGCCTCCGATTGTCCGTTGCGTCTACTTTTAATTAGAAcaccaaaaaaattgtttctgtGTTCtaactgtatttttttttgacgcAGACGGAGAAAAGAACAGGGGTAATGTGAAGATGAGATCCAGTCCATCTGACACTCCTTTGATCTCAACTTGAGTTTTCTATGTGTAATATATTACCTTACTTTTAAGATTGGTCGGAATTGCTAAGGATTAATCATCACAATcctttcatttaaaaaaataaaaatctaattgtgATCTGGTTACATAATGAATTACACCTTCAGTAAGTCAGTCAATAATTCATGATACTTGTAAACAATTTCATCTTATAAGAATTAATTAACATAAGGATGAGTGTCAACAATTCGCAACAGAATCGAAACCTGTAACGTTTTCGAGTTTCTGTTTCTTGATCCTA includes:
- the LOC106377693 gene encoding E3 ubiquitin-protein ligase RNF181; the encoded protein is METEFDTPKVYTLVANLPKIFTNTVEILLQELIQDETGVVQVLTSDNINLNPSGGFTPHHLSRLLRDEQVPESQFLGQKIALDISRELANDDSLREPAFVFVTVNFIRETRLVFPPDEPTPSRGASGEVLHRLADEQRVEVKKNEIQCSICIEDLSKNHAKIIEMPKCLHKFHQDCLFEWLARQNSCPLCRSVPYGLDQETES
- the LOC111211713 gene encoding RING-H2 finger protein ATL34-like; protein product: MESMNILSIRVHNLIEDFTEDVILHIRSRYIRLEPHGFTPSHISELLRGQQVNESQHIGEKIANEINRSLSNDKTLREPVFVNVEVEFIKERRLVVPSDVPASFDVLQRLVEEHRVDLNGNKETLCSICIEDLSKSQQSVIEMPNCLHMFHQNCLFEWLGRKNSCPLCRRFVRPRNRIKKQKLENVTGFDSVANC